One genomic window of Methyloceanibacter sp. wino2 includes the following:
- the ccmB gene encoding heme exporter protein CcmB — MKAALALLRRDIALAFREGGAIGVALGFYLVVVAIAPFGLGPDMNLLARVAPGLLWIALLLAALLSADRIFHNDYEDGSLDVLAMGPLPLAAVAASKSLAHWVTTCVPLALLAPVLGLLLNFPIDAIPILVLAMLVGTPAVSFIAGIGASLTLGLRRSGLLLALLVLPLYVPVLIFGVSTISAAVTGPGSPWPPFLMLCAISLASMVLAPLAAAAALRNSFR, encoded by the coding sequence GTGAAGGCCGCGCTCGCTCTCCTTCGGCGCGACATCGCGCTCGCCTTCCGCGAAGGGGGTGCCATCGGCGTGGCGCTCGGCTTCTATCTGGTGGTCGTGGCCATTGCCCCATTCGGCCTCGGGCCGGACATGAACCTCCTCGCGCGCGTGGCGCCCGGGCTGTTGTGGATCGCTCTTCTGCTAGCGGCGCTCCTCTCCGCAGACCGTATCTTCCATAATGACTACGAGGACGGGTCCCTTGACGTGCTGGCCATGGGGCCGCTCCCGCTCGCCGCGGTGGCCGCATCGAAGTCGCTCGCCCACTGGGTGACGACATGCGTCCCCCTCGCCCTGCTCGCGCCGGTCCTGGGGCTGCTCCTCAACTTCCCGATCGACGCGATCCCGATCCTGGTGCTCGCCATGCTCGTCGGCACGCCTGCGGTCAGCTTCATTGCCGGGATCGGCGCCAGCCTCACGCTGGGCCTACGGCGCAGCGGGCTCCTGCTCGCCCTCCTCGTGCTGCCGCTCTATGTGCCCGTGCTCATTTTCGGCGTGTCCACCATCTCCGCCGCGGTCACGGGCCCCGGATCGCCCTGGCCGCCCTTCCTGATGCTCTGCGCGATCAGCCTCGCCAGCATGGTTCTCGCACCGCTCGCGGCGGCCGCGGCCCTGCGCAACAGCTTCCGCTAG